The Caulobacter sp. FWC2 region GCTGCACGGCTTCCCGACATCGTCGCACATGTTCCGCAACCTGATCCCGCTGCTGGCCGACAAGTACCGCGTGATCGCGCCGGACTATCCGGGCTACGGCCAGAGCGATGCGCCGGACCACGCCAAGTTCGCCTACACCTTCGCCAACCAGGCCGACATCGTCGACAAGCTGGTGACCCAGATCGGCGCCAAGCGCTACACGATGTACGTCATGGATTACGGCGCCCCGATCGGCTACCGCCTGGCCCTGAAGCACCCCGAGCGCGTGAGCGGCCTGATCGTCCAGAACGGCAACGCCTACAATGAAGGCCTGCAGTCGCCCTTCTGGGATCCGATCAAGGTCTACTGGAAGGACCGCACACAGAAGAACCGCGACGCGCTGAACAGCCTGGTCACGCTGGACATCACCAAGTTCCAGTACACCGACGGCATGGGCGACGTTGCGCGCATCAGCCCCGACAACTGGGTCCACGACCAGGCGCTGCTGGACCGTCCGGGCAACCGCGACGTCCAGCTGGACATGCTCGGCGACTACGGCTCCAACGTACCGTTCTATCCGGACTTCCAGAAGTTCTTCCGCGACAACC contains the following coding sequences:
- a CDS encoding alpha/beta fold hydrolase produces the protein MTRLLTTLALAAATLAAAPHALAAPAAKAAVTRPAPPVIHYRTATVDGVKVFYREAGPADGPVVLLLHGFPTSSHMFRNLIPLLADKYRVIAPDYPGYGQSDAPDHAKFAYTFANQADIVDKLVTQIGAKRYTMYVMDYGAPIGYRLALKHPERVSGLIVQNGNAYNEGLQSPFWDPIKVYWKDRTQKNRDALNSLVTLDITKFQYTDGMGDVARISPDNWVHDQALLDRPGNRDVQLDMLGDYGSNVPFYPDFQKFFRDNHPPTLIVWGKNDKIFPEEGAHPYLRDLPKAQIHILDSGHFALEDRLDVMAPLIRDFLDRNLKE